A single region of the Drosophila miranda strain MSH22 chromosome 2, D.miranda_PacBio2.1, whole genome shotgun sequence genome encodes:
- the LOC108156845 gene encoding SH2B adapter protein 1 isoform X2, protein MGGNSAGAANASAFSAGGYIGPTSASSQHSLGAAGGSDLIPGPIGTGAALGVSSYAYGGTSWEEFCERHARAAASDFAKACITYINGNLPPEEARNIQHRSFSQKFVESFAVHYDTEFFRRRSTLKIGAGSLDFDEEHEVPPRLLSKSLLRRLSFKGLRKGKAFFHKNSDDVDGSGKQSKTKLAKIVVECRKEGYVNNLTPESLDQPTGSQKWEKCRLALVKAVGGYMLEFYTPPKSAKPRSGVFCFLISEARETTALEMPDRLNTFVLKADNNMEYVIEAESAEEMRSWLATIRYCMRTPPTQQPLIESDVIAAAMQTSPTNPSGSSALGGIQNPQYQQQGGSNGNLVAGGGGVVLSSSLSADSALASAAIGQGATSASDINAINELGTTPPSGPPEIPMRPHRGEQRLSASSNFDGVELTENDADVNVADLTAEMSQFPWFHGTLTRSEAARMVLQSEAAGHGYFLVRQSETRRGEFVLTFNFQGRAKHLRLTISEKGQCRVQHLWFPSIQEMLEHFRHNPIPLESGGTSDVVLTDWVHNTSRLNDLSAAGASMAAGGGAHEAHGQQHHDPAAAGGGPTNGNGNGQGHAAGGGGAAGGGHPSPRHCSEIITMNLSVRLKTNEIELPLEQPTHVYFPEQTYFPLDSTTLTVHSSPPAGQGFLDQPHLRASNASLQGSAHHQQQQQQHQAVQGGNASGSGASGGSGTEGSGRAVDNQYSFT, encoded by the exons ATGGGTGGCAACAGTGCCGGAGCAGCCAATGCCAGCGCCTTCAGCGCCGGCGGCTACATCGGACCCACCAGCGCCAGCAGCCAGCACAGCCTGGGGGCGGCCGGAGGCAGCGACCTAATACCCGGACCGATTGGTACAGGCGCAGCCTTGGGCGTGTCCTCGTACGCCTACGGCGGCACCAGCTGGGAGGAGTTCTGTGAGCGGCATGCTCGCGCGGCGGCCTCGGACTTTGCCAAGGCCTGCATCACGTATATAAACGGGAACCTGCCCCCCGAGGAGGCGCGCAACATACAGCATCGCAGCTTTTCACAGAAATTCGTCGAATCCTTTGCGGTCCACTACGATACGGAATTCTTCAGGCGCCGTAGTACTTTAAAAATTGGCGCCGGCTCACTGGACTTTGACGAGGAGCACGAGGTGCCGCCGCGTCTGCTGTCCAAATCGCTGCTGCGGCGGCTATCCTTCAAGGGACTGCGCAAGGGCAAG GCCTTCTTCCACAAGAACTCGGACGACGTGGACGGCAGCGGCAAGCAGAGCAAGACCAAGCTTGCCAAGATCGTGGTCGAGTGCCGCAAGGAAGGCTACGTGAATAACCTGACACCCGAGAGTCTCGACCAGCCGACAGGATCCCAAAAATGGGAGAAGTGCCGACTGGCCTTGGTCAAGGCGGTCGGTGGCTATATGCTGGAGTTTTACACGCCCCCAAAATCCGCAAAGCCACGCAGCGGTGTCTTCTGTTTCCTAATCTCGGAGGCACGCGAGACCACAGCCCTGGAGATGCCCGACCGCCTAAACACTTTCGTTCTCAAGGCGGACAACAACATGGAGTATGTGATCGAGGCGGAGAGCGCCGAGGAGATGCGCAGCTGGCTGGCCACCATTCGCTACTGCATGCGGACACCGCCCACACAGCAGCCCCTCATCGAATCAGACGTTATAGCGGCTGCCATGCAGACCTCGCCGACAAATCCGTCGGGCAGCAGTGCGTTGGGTGGCATACAGAATCCCCAGTACCAGCAGCAGGGCGGCTCCAATGGCAACCTGGTGGCCGGTGGAGGGGGTGTCGTTCTGTCCTCTTCTCTGTCGGCGGACAGCGCATTGGCCTCTGCGGCCATTGGCCAGGGAGCCACATCTGCGAGCGATATAAATGCCATCAATGAGCTGGGCACCACACCGCCGTCGGGACCCCCGGAAATACCGATGCGACCGCATCGTGGCGAGCAGCGTCTCTCGGCCTCCAGCAATTTCGATGGCGTCGAGCTGACAGAGAACGATGCGGATGTAAATGTGGCCGATCTAACGGCGGAGATGAGCCAGTTCCCCTGGTTCCATGGCACGCTGACCAGATCGGAGGCGGCACGCATGGTCCTCCAGTCGGAGGCCGCCGGACACGGCTACTTTCTGGTGCGGCAGAGCGAGACACGGCGCGGCGAGTTCGTGCTGACCTTCAATTTCCAGGGCAGGGCGAAGCATCTGCGGCTGACCATCTCGGAGAAGGGCCAGTGCCGGGTGCAGCATCTGTGGTTCCCTTCGATCCAGGAGATGCTCGAACACTTTCGCCATAATCCCATTCCCCTTGAATCGGGCGGCACCTCTGACGTGGTCCTCACCGACTGGGTGCACAATACCAGTAGACTGAACGATCTCTCAGCGGCGGGAGCTTCGATGGcggcaggaggaggagcgcaTGAGGCGCACGGCCAGCAGCACCATGATCCGGCAGCGGCGGGCGGTGGGCCAaccaatggaaatggaaacggCCAGGGGCatgcagcaggaggaggaggagcagctggCGGGGGCCATCCGTCGCCGAGACAT TGCAGCGAAATCATTACCATGAATCTGAGTGTTCGCCTAAAGACAAATGAAATCGAACTGCCATTGGAGCAGCCAACACACGTCTATTTTCCGGAGCAAACCTACTTTCCTTTGGACTCCACAACGCTCACGGTGCACAGCTCGCCGCCAGCTGGGCAAGGCTTCCTCGATCAGCCGCATCTGCGGGCATCCAATGCCTCCTTGCAGGGCTCCGCacaccatcagcagcagcagcagcagcaccaggcGGTACAGGGCGGCAATGCCAGCGGTAGTGGCgccagcggcggcagcgggACCGAGGGCAGCGGACGTGCCGTCGATAATCAGTATAGCTTCACCTAA
- the LOC108156845 gene encoding SH2B adapter protein 1 isoform X1: MGGNSAGAANASAFSAGGYIGPTSASSQHSLGAAGGSDLIPGPIGTGAALGVSSYAYGGTSWEEFCERHARAAASDFAKACITYINGNLPPEEARNIQHRSFSQKFVESFAVHYDTEFFRRRSTLKIGAGSLDFDEEHEVPPRLLSKSLLRRLSFKGLRKGKFPILQAFFHKNSDDVDGSGKQSKTKLAKIVVECRKEGYVNNLTPESLDQPTGSQKWEKCRLALVKAVGGYMLEFYTPPKSAKPRSGVFCFLISEARETTALEMPDRLNTFVLKADNNMEYVIEAESAEEMRSWLATIRYCMRTPPTQQPLIESDVIAAAMQTSPTNPSGSSALGGIQNPQYQQQGGSNGNLVAGGGGVVLSSSLSADSALASAAIGQGATSASDINAINELGTTPPSGPPEIPMRPHRGEQRLSASSNFDGVELTENDADVNVADLTAEMSQFPWFHGTLTRSEAARMVLQSEAAGHGYFLVRQSETRRGEFVLTFNFQGRAKHLRLTISEKGQCRVQHLWFPSIQEMLEHFRHNPIPLESGGTSDVVLTDWVHNTSRLNDLSAAGASMAAGGGAHEAHGQQHHDPAAAGGGPTNGNGNGQGHAAGGGGAAGGGHPSPRHCSEIITMNLSVRLKTNEIELPLEQPTHVYFPEQTYFPLDSTTLTVHSSPPAGQGFLDQPHLRASNASLQGSAHHQQQQQQHQAVQGGNASGSGASGGSGTEGSGRAVDNQYSFT, translated from the exons ATGGGTGGCAACAGTGCCGGAGCAGCCAATGCCAGCGCCTTCAGCGCCGGCGGCTACATCGGACCCACCAGCGCCAGCAGCCAGCACAGCCTGGGGGCGGCCGGAGGCAGCGACCTAATACCCGGACCGATTGGTACAGGCGCAGCCTTGGGCGTGTCCTCGTACGCCTACGGCGGCACCAGCTGGGAGGAGTTCTGTGAGCGGCATGCTCGCGCGGCGGCCTCGGACTTTGCCAAGGCCTGCATCACGTATATAAACGGGAACCTGCCCCCCGAGGAGGCGCGCAACATACAGCATCGCAGCTTTTCACAGAAATTCGTCGAATCCTTTGCGGTCCACTACGATACGGAATTCTTCAGGCGCCGTAGTACTTTAAAAATTGGCGCCGGCTCACTGGACTTTGACGAGGAGCACGAGGTGCCGCCGCGTCTGCTGTCCAAATCGCTGCTGCGGCGGCTATCCTTCAAGGGACTGCGCAAGGGCAAG TTCCCCATCCTGCAGGCCTTCTTCCACAAGAACTCGGACGACGTGGACGGCAGCGGCAAGCAGAGCAAGACCAAGCTTGCCAAGATCGTGGTCGAGTGCCGCAAGGAAGGCTACGTGAATAACCTGACACCCGAGAGTCTCGACCAGCCGACAGGATCCCAAAAATGGGAGAAGTGCCGACTGGCCTTGGTCAAGGCGGTCGGTGGCTATATGCTGGAGTTTTACACGCCCCCAAAATCCGCAAAGCCACGCAGCGGTGTCTTCTGTTTCCTAATCTCGGAGGCACGCGAGACCACAGCCCTGGAGATGCCCGACCGCCTAAACACTTTCGTTCTCAAGGCGGACAACAACATGGAGTATGTGATCGAGGCGGAGAGCGCCGAGGAGATGCGCAGCTGGCTGGCCACCATTCGCTACTGCATGCGGACACCGCCCACACAGCAGCCCCTCATCGAATCAGACGTTATAGCGGCTGCCATGCAGACCTCGCCGACAAATCCGTCGGGCAGCAGTGCGTTGGGTGGCATACAGAATCCCCAGTACCAGCAGCAGGGCGGCTCCAATGGCAACCTGGTGGCCGGTGGAGGGGGTGTCGTTCTGTCCTCTTCTCTGTCGGCGGACAGCGCATTGGCCTCTGCGGCCATTGGCCAGGGAGCCACATCTGCGAGCGATATAAATGCCATCAATGAGCTGGGCACCACACCGCCGTCGGGACCCCCGGAAATACCGATGCGACCGCATCGTGGCGAGCAGCGTCTCTCGGCCTCCAGCAATTTCGATGGCGTCGAGCTGACAGAGAACGATGCGGATGTAAATGTGGCCGATCTAACGGCGGAGATGAGCCAGTTCCCCTGGTTCCATGGCACGCTGACCAGATCGGAGGCGGCACGCATGGTCCTCCAGTCGGAGGCCGCCGGACACGGCTACTTTCTGGTGCGGCAGAGCGAGACACGGCGCGGCGAGTTCGTGCTGACCTTCAATTTCCAGGGCAGGGCGAAGCATCTGCGGCTGACCATCTCGGAGAAGGGCCAGTGCCGGGTGCAGCATCTGTGGTTCCCTTCGATCCAGGAGATGCTCGAACACTTTCGCCATAATCCCATTCCCCTTGAATCGGGCGGCACCTCTGACGTGGTCCTCACCGACTGGGTGCACAATACCAGTAGACTGAACGATCTCTCAGCGGCGGGAGCTTCGATGGcggcaggaggaggagcgcaTGAGGCGCACGGCCAGCAGCACCATGATCCGGCAGCGGCGGGCGGTGGGCCAaccaatggaaatggaaacggCCAGGGGCatgcagcaggaggaggaggagcagctggCGGGGGCCATCCGTCGCCGAGACAT TGCAGCGAAATCATTACCATGAATCTGAGTGTTCGCCTAAAGACAAATGAAATCGAACTGCCATTGGAGCAGCCAACACACGTCTATTTTCCGGAGCAAACCTACTTTCCTTTGGACTCCACAACGCTCACGGTGCACAGCTCGCCGCCAGCTGGGCAAGGCTTCCTCGATCAGCCGCATCTGCGGGCATCCAATGCCTCCTTGCAGGGCTCCGCacaccatcagcagcagcagcagcagcaccaggcGGTACAGGGCGGCAATGCCAGCGGTAGTGGCgccagcggcggcagcgggACCGAGGGCAGCGGACGTGCCGTCGATAATCAGTATAGCTTCACCTAA
- the LOC108156845 gene encoding SH2B adapter protein 1 isoform X3: MGGNSAGAANASAFSAGGYIGPTSASSQHSLGAAGGSDLIPGPIGTGAALGVSSYAYGGTSWEEFCERHARAAASDFAKACITYINGNLPPEEARNIQHRSFSQKFVESFAVHYDTEFFRRRSTLKIGAGSLDFDEEHEVPPRLLSKSLLRRLSFKGLRKGKFPILQAFFHKNSDDVDGSGKQSKTKLAKIVVECRKEGYVNNLTPESLDQPTGSQKWEKCRLALVKAVGGYMLEFYTPPKSAKPRSGVFCFLISEARETTALEMPDRLNTFVLKADNNMEYVIEAESAEEMRSWLATIRYCMRTPPTQQPLIESDVIAAAMQTSPTNPSGSSALGGIQNPQYQQQGGSNGNLVAGGGGVVLSSSLSADSALASAAIGQGATSASDINAINELGTTPPSGPPEIPMRPHRGEQRLSASSNFDGVELTENDADVNVADLTAEMSQFPWFHGTLTRSEAARMVLQSEAAGHGYFLVRQSETRRGEFVLTFNFQGRAKHLRLTISEKGQCRVQHLWFPSIQEMLEHFRHNPIPLESGGTSDVVLTDWVHNTSRLNDLSAAGASMAAGGGAHEAHGQQHHDPAAAGGGPTNGNGNGQGHAAGGGGAAGGGHPSPRHVR, from the exons ATGGGTGGCAACAGTGCCGGAGCAGCCAATGCCAGCGCCTTCAGCGCCGGCGGCTACATCGGACCCACCAGCGCCAGCAGCCAGCACAGCCTGGGGGCGGCCGGAGGCAGCGACCTAATACCCGGACCGATTGGTACAGGCGCAGCCTTGGGCGTGTCCTCGTACGCCTACGGCGGCACCAGCTGGGAGGAGTTCTGTGAGCGGCATGCTCGCGCGGCGGCCTCGGACTTTGCCAAGGCCTGCATCACGTATATAAACGGGAACCTGCCCCCCGAGGAGGCGCGCAACATACAGCATCGCAGCTTTTCACAGAAATTCGTCGAATCCTTTGCGGTCCACTACGATACGGAATTCTTCAGGCGCCGTAGTACTTTAAAAATTGGCGCCGGCTCACTGGACTTTGACGAGGAGCACGAGGTGCCGCCGCGTCTGCTGTCCAAATCGCTGCTGCGGCGGCTATCCTTCAAGGGACTGCGCAAGGGCAAG TTCCCCATCCTGCAGGCCTTCTTCCACAAGAACTCGGACGACGTGGACGGCAGCGGCAAGCAGAGCAAGACCAAGCTTGCCAAGATCGTGGTCGAGTGCCGCAAGGAAGGCTACGTGAATAACCTGACACCCGAGAGTCTCGACCAGCCGACAGGATCCCAAAAATGGGAGAAGTGCCGACTGGCCTTGGTCAAGGCGGTCGGTGGCTATATGCTGGAGTTTTACACGCCCCCAAAATCCGCAAAGCCACGCAGCGGTGTCTTCTGTTTCCTAATCTCGGAGGCACGCGAGACCACAGCCCTGGAGATGCCCGACCGCCTAAACACTTTCGTTCTCAAGGCGGACAACAACATGGAGTATGTGATCGAGGCGGAGAGCGCCGAGGAGATGCGCAGCTGGCTGGCCACCATTCGCTACTGCATGCGGACACCGCCCACACAGCAGCCCCTCATCGAATCAGACGTTATAGCGGCTGCCATGCAGACCTCGCCGACAAATCCGTCGGGCAGCAGTGCGTTGGGTGGCATACAGAATCCCCAGTACCAGCAGCAGGGCGGCTCCAATGGCAACCTGGTGGCCGGTGGAGGGGGTGTCGTTCTGTCCTCTTCTCTGTCGGCGGACAGCGCATTGGCCTCTGCGGCCATTGGCCAGGGAGCCACATCTGCGAGCGATATAAATGCCATCAATGAGCTGGGCACCACACCGCCGTCGGGACCCCCGGAAATACCGATGCGACCGCATCGTGGCGAGCAGCGTCTCTCGGCCTCCAGCAATTTCGATGGCGTCGAGCTGACAGAGAACGATGCGGATGTAAATGTGGCCGATCTAACGGCGGAGATGAGCCAGTTCCCCTGGTTCCATGGCACGCTGACCAGATCGGAGGCGGCACGCATGGTCCTCCAGTCGGAGGCCGCCGGACACGGCTACTTTCTGGTGCGGCAGAGCGAGACACGGCGCGGCGAGTTCGTGCTGACCTTCAATTTCCAGGGCAGGGCGAAGCATCTGCGGCTGACCATCTCGGAGAAGGGCCAGTGCCGGGTGCAGCATCTGTGGTTCCCTTCGATCCAGGAGATGCTCGAACACTTTCGCCATAATCCCATTCCCCTTGAATCGGGCGGCACCTCTGACGTGGTCCTCACCGACTGGGTGCACAATACCAGTAGACTGAACGATCTCTCAGCGGCGGGAGCTTCGATGGcggcaggaggaggagcgcaTGAGGCGCACGGCCAGCAGCACCATGATCCGGCAGCGGCGGGCGGTGGGCCAaccaatggaaatggaaacggCCAGGGGCatgcagcaggaggaggaggagcagctggCGGGGGCCATCCGTCGCCGAGACATGTGAGATAG
- the LOC108156845 gene encoding SH2B adapter protein 1 isoform X4 codes for MGGNSAGAANASAFSAGGYIGPTSASSQHSLGAAGGSDLIPGPIGTGAALGVSSYAYGGTSWEEFCERHARAAASDFAKACITYINGNLPPEEARNIQHRSFSQKFVESFAVHYDTEFFRRRSTLKIGAGSLDFDEEHEVPPRLLSKSLLRRLSFKGLRKGKAFFHKNSDDVDGSGKQSKTKLAKIVVECRKEGYVNNLTPESLDQPTGSQKWEKCRLALVKAVGGYMLEFYTPPKSAKPRSGVFCFLISEARETTALEMPDRLNTFVLKADNNMEYVIEAESAEEMRSWLATIRYCMRTPPTQQPLIESDVIAAAMQTSPTNPSGSSALGGIQNPQYQQQGGSNGNLVAGGGGVVLSSSLSADSALASAAIGQGATSASDINAINELGTTPPSGPPEIPMRPHRGEQRLSASSNFDGVELTENDADVNVADLTAEMSQFPWFHGTLTRSEAARMVLQSEAAGHGYFLVRQSETRRGEFVLTFNFQGRAKHLRLTISEKGQCRVQHLWFPSIQEMLEHFRHNPIPLESGGTSDVVLTDWVHNTSRLNDLSAAGASMAAGGGAHEAHGQQHHDPAAAGGGPTNGNGNGQGHAAGGGGAAGGGHPSPRHVR; via the exons ATGGGTGGCAACAGTGCCGGAGCAGCCAATGCCAGCGCCTTCAGCGCCGGCGGCTACATCGGACCCACCAGCGCCAGCAGCCAGCACAGCCTGGGGGCGGCCGGAGGCAGCGACCTAATACCCGGACCGATTGGTACAGGCGCAGCCTTGGGCGTGTCCTCGTACGCCTACGGCGGCACCAGCTGGGAGGAGTTCTGTGAGCGGCATGCTCGCGCGGCGGCCTCGGACTTTGCCAAGGCCTGCATCACGTATATAAACGGGAACCTGCCCCCCGAGGAGGCGCGCAACATACAGCATCGCAGCTTTTCACAGAAATTCGTCGAATCCTTTGCGGTCCACTACGATACGGAATTCTTCAGGCGCCGTAGTACTTTAAAAATTGGCGCCGGCTCACTGGACTTTGACGAGGAGCACGAGGTGCCGCCGCGTCTGCTGTCCAAATCGCTGCTGCGGCGGCTATCCTTCAAGGGACTGCGCAAGGGCAAG GCCTTCTTCCACAAGAACTCGGACGACGTGGACGGCAGCGGCAAGCAGAGCAAGACCAAGCTTGCCAAGATCGTGGTCGAGTGCCGCAAGGAAGGCTACGTGAATAACCTGACACCCGAGAGTCTCGACCAGCCGACAGGATCCCAAAAATGGGAGAAGTGCCGACTGGCCTTGGTCAAGGCGGTCGGTGGCTATATGCTGGAGTTTTACACGCCCCCAAAATCCGCAAAGCCACGCAGCGGTGTCTTCTGTTTCCTAATCTCGGAGGCACGCGAGACCACAGCCCTGGAGATGCCCGACCGCCTAAACACTTTCGTTCTCAAGGCGGACAACAACATGGAGTATGTGATCGAGGCGGAGAGCGCCGAGGAGATGCGCAGCTGGCTGGCCACCATTCGCTACTGCATGCGGACACCGCCCACACAGCAGCCCCTCATCGAATCAGACGTTATAGCGGCTGCCATGCAGACCTCGCCGACAAATCCGTCGGGCAGCAGTGCGTTGGGTGGCATACAGAATCCCCAGTACCAGCAGCAGGGCGGCTCCAATGGCAACCTGGTGGCCGGTGGAGGGGGTGTCGTTCTGTCCTCTTCTCTGTCGGCGGACAGCGCATTGGCCTCTGCGGCCATTGGCCAGGGAGCCACATCTGCGAGCGATATAAATGCCATCAATGAGCTGGGCACCACACCGCCGTCGGGACCCCCGGAAATACCGATGCGACCGCATCGTGGCGAGCAGCGTCTCTCGGCCTCCAGCAATTTCGATGGCGTCGAGCTGACAGAGAACGATGCGGATGTAAATGTGGCCGATCTAACGGCGGAGATGAGCCAGTTCCCCTGGTTCCATGGCACGCTGACCAGATCGGAGGCGGCACGCATGGTCCTCCAGTCGGAGGCCGCCGGACACGGCTACTTTCTGGTGCGGCAGAGCGAGACACGGCGCGGCGAGTTCGTGCTGACCTTCAATTTCCAGGGCAGGGCGAAGCATCTGCGGCTGACCATCTCGGAGAAGGGCCAGTGCCGGGTGCAGCATCTGTGGTTCCCTTCGATCCAGGAGATGCTCGAACACTTTCGCCATAATCCCATTCCCCTTGAATCGGGCGGCACCTCTGACGTGGTCCTCACCGACTGGGTGCACAATACCAGTAGACTGAACGATCTCTCAGCGGCGGGAGCTTCGATGGcggcaggaggaggagcgcaTGAGGCGCACGGCCAGCAGCACCATGATCCGGCAGCGGCGGGCGGTGGGCCAaccaatggaaatggaaacggCCAGGGGCatgcagcaggaggaggaggagcagctggCGGGGGCCATCCGTCGCCGAGACATGTGAGATAG